From a region of the Helianthus annuus cultivar XRQ/B chromosome 5, HanXRQr2.0-SUNRISE, whole genome shotgun sequence genome:
- the LOC110941036 gene encoding serine/threonine protein phosphatase 2A regulatory subunit B''beta, which translates to MDMDYNPDVCRLEPELLQLNEVSSLAIKSNSYVADKLFEQWLSLPDSTALVKSLVYKAKTGVSLNVSGATSSPKSCNNLVPPLSPRSSSGSPRITKQRAGPSVLGSSLKIANEPTKELIPQFYFKNGRPIPNELKERCLFRTNQFFYGHANGLSADEFKPVTKEICMLPSFFSSVLFKAIDVGNTGVVTKDAFVDFWVNGNMLTKDIATQIFTLLKQPDLRYLTQEDFKPILRELLVTHPGLEFLQGTPEFQERYAETVIYRIFYYVNRTGNGRLTLRELKRGNLISAMLHADEEEDINKVLKFFSYEHFYVIYCKFWELDTDHDFLIDKENLIRYGNHALTYRIVDRIFSQVPRKFTSEVEGKMGYEDFVYFILSEEDKSSEPSLEYWFKCIDLDGNGVLTRNELQFFYEEQLHRMECMAQEPVLFEDILCQIVDMVKPQDEEYFTLHDLKGNKLSGSCFNILFNLNKFMAFESRDPFLIRQERENPTMTEWDRFAHREYIRLSMEEDADDASNGSADVWDESLEAPF; encoded by the exons ATGGATATGGATTATAACCCGGATGTGTGTCGTCTTGAACCCGAATTGTTGCAGCTGAATGAAGTGTCTTCTTTGGCTATTAAGTCGAATTCTTATGTTGCAGATAAGTTGTTTGAACAATGGCTTTCGCTTCCGGATTCTACTGCTTTG GTGAAGTCTTTGGTATACAAGGCGAAGACAGGCGTATCGTTGAATGTATCTGGAGCAACTTCCAGCCCGAAATCTTGTAACAACCTTGTGCCTCCACTTTCACCAAGAAGCTCTTCTGGTTCACCCCGTATAACAAAACAGAGGGCGGGCCCGTCTGTTTTAGGTTCTTCTTTGAAAATAGCTAATGAGCCCACCAAAGAGTTAATACCCCAG TTTTATTTTAAAAATGGGCGTCCAATCCCTAACGAACTAAAAGAACGTTGTTTGTTTAGAACTAATCAGTTCTTCTATGGTCATGCCAATGGACTATCGGCGGATG AATTTAAACCCGTTACAAAGGAAATATGCATGCTTCCGTCATTCTTCTCTAGCGTTCTTTTTAAAGCGATAGATGTTGGTAACACTGGCGTTGTAACCAA GGATGCGTTTGTGGATTTTTGGGTCAATGGTAACATGTTGACGAAAGATATAGCAACCCAGATATTTACACTGTTAAAGCAGCCGGATTTGAGATACCTAACTCAG GAGGActtcaaacccatacttcgtgaaCTTTTAGTGACGCATCCAGGGTTGGAATTCTTACAGGGCACACCTGAATTTCAAGAGAGATACG CTGAAACTGTAATATACAGAATATTTTACTACGTGAATAGAACGGGTAATGGTCGTCTTACCCTCAGGGAACTCAAACGTGGAAATTTAATTTCTGCAATGCTTCatgctgatgaagaagaagacataaacaaagttttaaa ATTTTTCTCGTATGAACACTTCTACGTAATATATTGCAAGTTCTGGGAGTTGGATACGGACCATGATTTTTTGATTGATAAAGAGAATCTTATAAGATACGGTAACCATGCACTCACGTACAGAATTGTTGACAGAATATTCTCCCAG GTTCCAAGAAAGTTCACGAGTGAAGTTGAGGGTAAAATGGGATACGAAGATTTTGTTTACTTCATTTTATCGGAAGAGGATAAATCATCGGAGCCGAGTCTCGAGTACTG GTTTAAGTGCATTGATTTAGATGGAAATGGTGTGCTTACTAGAAACGAACTACAGTTTTTCTACGAAGAGCAATTGCATAGGATGGAATGTATGGCTCAAGAGCCTGTTCTTTTCGAGGACATATTATGTCAAATAGTTGACATGGTTAAACCGCAG GATGAGGAGTATTTTACCTTACATGACTTGAAAGGAAACAAACTTTCCGGCAGTTGTTTCAACATCCTATTCAACCTTAACAAGTTCATGGCCTTTGAATCTCGTGATCCGTTTCTCATTCGTCAG GAGCGTGAGAATCCAACAATGACCGAGTGGGATCGGTTTGCACATCGAGAATACATACGGCTTTCAATGGAGGAAGATGCCGATGACGCTTCTAATGGTAGTGCAGACGTATGGGATGAGTCTCTTGAGGCCCCGTTTTGA